CGTGAGTGCTAACGGTAATGGCCATAATTTGCCATTGCTTAAGCGTTGGTTGGTTAAAACGCTGCTTAAGTCAGCTTGATTTAAATAGCCATTTAAAGGGGCAAATGCGCCATTTAACAGCAACTCTAAATTATTTAATTCGGTATGATTTAATACCTTTTGTACGATGCTCATACAGTATACCCTTCAGACTCTGCGCGATGGGTGCATTATGCCAACACCTTGTAATGCGCAAAAACGATATAATTAGATGTTTATATGCAAAAATGGCATAAGCTTAGACCAGTATTTAGAATTAGCCTCAGTAACACGGTAATAATTTAGGCATGGCACTTTTACACTTACGCAATATTCAGCTCGAAAATGGGGATAATCGCCTGTTTGATGGCGTTGATTTACAAATTGAAGCGGGCGAACGCCTCTGTTTAGTCGGGCGCAATGGCGCGGGCAAATCAACGCTGATGAAGCTACTTACCCACGAAGTTCAAGCCGATGATGGCGAATTAGTGCATTCGCCCGATTTAAAAATTGCACGTTTACAGCAAGATGTGCCGCACGGCAGCCAAGCGCGGGTATTTGATATTGTGGCGGAAGGCCTAACCAGCTTACACCCCGAAGACGCATGGCAAGTGCAATGGAAAGTGGAAACGGTCTTGTCGCGCTTAGCCTTAGACGCGGAGACGCCATTTGATAGCTTATCGGGAGGCTGGAAACGCCGCGCCCTACTGGCGCGTGCTTTAGTGTCTGAACCGGATTTATTATTGCTGGACGAACCGACCAACCATTTGGATATTCCCGCGATTGAATGGTTGGAAGAATTCTTATTAGGTTTTAAAGGTACATTATTATTTGTTAGCCATGACCGTACCTTTGTACAAAAATTAGCAACTCGCATTATTGAATTAGATCGCGGCAAACTCAGCAGTTGGCAAGGTACATTCCAACAATATCAAGAACGTAAGCAAGCCGCGTTAGATGCAGAAGCACAGCAAGCTGCCTTATTTGATAAACGCTTAGCCGATGAAGAAGTGTGGATTCGCCAAGGGGTTAAAGCACGTCGTACCCGTAATGAAGGGCGCGTTAGACGTTTAGAAGCCATGCGTGAAGAATTCAAGCAACGCCGTAATTTACAAGGCAAAGTTAAAGCCGAAATTGGGCAAGCGGATGCATCCGGTAAAGTGGTCATTGAAGCGAAACAGTTACATTACGCATGGCAAACACAACAACTGATTCAAGATTTCAGTACCACCATATTACGCGGCGACAAAATCGGCATTATTGGCGCAAATGGCGTGGGCAAAACCACCTTAATTAAGCTGCTGCTGGGGCAATTAACCCCGAATAACGGTACAGTCACCTTAGGCACACGTTTACAGGTCGCTTATTTCGATCAGCATCGGGCGCAGTTCGATAACGAAAAAAATCTGCGGGATAATCTCGCCCCCAATATGGATTTTCTGGAAATCAACGGTCAGAAAAAGCATGTGATTAGTTATTTACAAGATTTCCTGTTTACACCGTTGCAAATTCAAAAGCCGGTTAAAGTGTTGTCGGGGGGCGAACGCAATCGTTTATTATTGGCACGTTTATTTGCCCAACCGTCTAATTTATTAGTGCTAGACGAACCCACCAATGATTTAGATGCTGAAACATTGGAATTATTAGAAGAGCTTTTAATCGATTATCCGGGTACATTGTTGTTAATCTCGCATGATCGGAGTTTTTTAAATTCCGTGGTTACACGTAGTATTGTGTTTGAAAACGACAGTATTGGCGAATATGCAGGTGGTTATGACGATTGGTTAATTCAACGTCCCGCCCCTGTTACACCTAAGGCAAACCCTAAAGCGGAAAAACCCACGGAAAAACCGCAAGATCCGGTTAAGCCCACAGCAAAGGCTAAAAAACTAAGCTATAAAGAACAACGCGAATTAGAACAACTACCTACACATTTAGAACGGCTTGAGCAGGCAATGACGCAGCTACAAGCACTCATGGGGACGGCTGAGTTTTATCAACAAGGCAGCGCTGCTATTACCGCAAAACAAGCCGAATTACAGGCGTTGGAAAGCGAATTAGAGCAGGCGTTTGCCCGCTGGGAATACTTAGAGCAACTGCAAGCAGGCACTTGACAGGCTTAAAATAATTACTAAATTTCCCGGTATTGCGAAGCTGTCACTTTACTTTTAGCGCATTAGTAAGCATACAATGCGCCCTAATTAGGGAACAGGCGTAGCTCCTTAAAGGGCTGGCGATAGAAAATGAGCGAAAATCTAGTCATCGTCGAATCACCGGCGAAAGGTAAAACCATCGAAAAATACCTAGGAAGCGACTTCACAGTACTCGCTTCTTATGGGCATGTGCGCGATTTAATCCCCAAAGAAGGCGCGGTTGATCCGAATAATCAATACGCCATGCGCTATGAGATTATTGATCGCAACCAAAAACATGTGGATGCCATTGCGCGCGCGGTTAAAAAAGCCAAAACGCTTTATTTAGCGACCGACCCGGATCGCGAAGGCGAAGCCATTTCATGGCATTTGTATGAATTGTTGAAAGAACGCGGTGTATTAGACGGTAAACAAGTACATCGAGTAGTGTTTCATGAAATTACCAAACGCGCGGTGCAAGAGGCCATTCAGCACCCACGGCAATTAGCGTATGACTTGATTGATGCGCAACAAGCCCGCCGCGCCTTGGATTATTTGGTCGGTTTCAACTTGTCACCGCTGTTATGGCGCAAAATCAAACAAGGTTTATCTGCGGGACGTGTGCAAAGCCCGGCCTTACGTTTAATTGTCGAACGTGAAGAACAAATTGAAAAGTTTGTCAGCCAAGAATATTGGACAATGACCGCGTGGGCAGAAAAAGCCAAGCAAGCCTTTAATGCGCGTTTGCATACCTTAGATGGGCGTAAGTTAGAACAGTTTGATATTGCCAACGAAGCGCAAGCCAATGCCTTACGTGAACGCTTATTGGTGAGTTCACAAGGGCAATTAACCGTTAGCAAAGTCGAAAAGAAACAACGTAAACGCTCGCCTGCACCGCCGTTTACCACGTCTACCTTGCAGCAAGAAGCGGTGCGTAAATTACGGTTCTCGACGCAACGCACGATGCGGGCAGCGCAACAATTGTATGAAGGCATTGATTTAGGTAATGGCGCGGTGGGTTTAATTACCTATATGCGTACCGACTCCGTGAATTTAGCCACTGAAGCCTTGGGCGAATTACGCGATTTGATTAGCCAGCGTTACGGTAAAGATAAACTACCCGAAACGCCTAATTTGTATAAAACCAAATCGAAAAACGCCCAAGAAGCGCATGAAGCCATTCGCCCTACCTCGGCATTGCGCACACCGGATGAAGTTAAAGCGCATTTAAGCGAAGAGCAATTTAAGCTGTATGAATTAATCTGGAAACGTACAGTGGCTTGCCAAATGATCCACGCCACACTGGATACGGTTTCAGTGGATTTAAATGCGGAGACCAATACCTTCTTCCGCGCGACCGGTTCAGTGATTCGTGACCCCGGTTTCTTATTAGTCTATGAAGAAGGCTTAGACGATAAAGAAACCGAGAAAGAAAGCCCCCTACCGCCGTTAGTGGAAGGCGATAAAGTGAAGCTCAACGATATTAAAGCGGAGCAACATTTTACCGAACCGCCGCCGCGCTATTCGGAAGCCAGTATTGTCAAAGCCTTGGAAGAATTCGGCATTGGTCGTCCGTCAACTTATGCCAGCATTATTTCCACGCTGTTAGCCCGCGAATATGTGGAATTGGATAATCGCCGCTTCGTGCCTACTGATATTGGGCGCATCGTTAACCGTTTCTTGACGGAACATTTCACGCAATACGTGGATTATGACTTTACCGCCAATTTGGAAGACCAATTAGACGAAATCTCACGCGGTGAAAAAACGTGGGTGCCGATTATGGATGCGTTTTGGCAACCGTTTAGCCGTTTAGTCACAGATAAAATGGATAGCGTCAATCGCAGCGATATTCTGCAATCACGGGAATTAGGTACGGATCCGGCAACGGGTAAACCCGTGTCGATTCGCATGGGACGCTTTGGCCCGTTTGCGCAAATTGGTACGAAGGAAGACGAAGAAAAACCCATTTTTGCCAGCCTGCGTGCAGGCATGAAAATGGATACGGTTACCCTAGAAGAAGCCTTAGAACTGTTTAAATTGCCACGTCATTTGGGCGAAACCGCAGACGGTAAAGCGATTAGTACCAATGTTGGACGCTTTGGCCCTTATGTAAAATATGGCAGCGAATACGCTTCTATGGGCAAAACCGACGACCCGCATACGCTGACTTTGGAACGTGCATTAGAAATTATTGCGGAGAAAAAGCAAAAAGACGCGGATAAGTTGCTGAAAGACTTTGGCAATGGTATTCAAATTATTAAAGGACGCTGGGGGCCGTTCCTGAAACACGGCAAAATTAATGCAAAATTGCCGAAAGATCGGGATATTAATACGGTTACTTTGGAAGAAGCACAAGCCTTAATTAGCGCTGCTACCCCAGTGAAAGCCAGCAAAAAGACGACGGCAAAAGCGGCGAACGATGAAAGCGCAACGCCTGTGAAAGCGGTTGCCGACGCTAAACCTAAGACCAAGAAAGCGGCTAGCAAAACGGCTGAACCGACTGCCAAAGCCAGCCCTAAAAAAGCCAAGGTAGCAGACACAAAAGCGGCCACGCCTGCGAAAAAACCCACGGCGAAAAAGAAAGCCAGCTAAGGCATGTTAGACGCAGCCTTACAACAAGCCATACACTGCGTACAACAAGGCGGTGTATTGGCTTATCCCACGGAAGCGGTTTACGGTTTAGGCTGTAATCCGCAGCAGTTGGCGGCAGTGCAACGTATTTTAGAGCTAAAGCAACGACCTGCACATAAAGGCTTAATTTTGATTGCCGCCGATTGGGCGCAATTAAGCACATGGTTACAGCCGTTAAGTGCCGAAGTACAAGCGCGAGTAATGGCGGATTATGCTTACCCGATTACGTGGTTGTTACCCGCTGCCACACACGTTTCCCCCTTAATTCGCGGTGCACATGACAGTTTGGCGGTGCGGGTGACGCAACACCCCACTAGCCGCTTACTTTGCCAAGCCTTGGGCTACCCGTTAATTTCCACCAGTGCGAATCGTAGCCATGATGCGCCCGCACGTTCTGCCGCTGAAGTTCGCGCTTACTTTGCCGATACGCTGGATTATATTTTGGATGCCCCATTAGGTTCAGCCAACCAACCGAGTGAAATTCGCGACGCTTTAAGCAATCAACTAATCCGACCCGCTTAAAGGCAAATTGTAGTTTGCACCAATTTGCATAAGGATTGCGGTTGCAGGAAATTAGGGACAGAGCCTGCATCGCAGGGATGCGATGCTGGAGCGTACAAGGAGGTCAGCGTCTCTGAACCTAATTTACGGCAACAAAGCAATCCCAGCAGGAAAAATGCGATGATACGTGTCGAAATTGTTTCGCAGTTAGATCAAATCAATGCCCAGCAGTGGAATGCGTTGGTGCAGGATAATAATCCATTTTTACGCCATGAATTTCTCAGCGCCTTAGAACATCACGGTTGTGTGGGTGAGCCATTTGGTTGGTTGCCCCGACATATTGCGGTATATGACGCAGAAACCTTAGTGGCTGCCTTGCCTTTATACGAGAAATACAATTCTTATGGCGAATTTGTGTTCGATCACGCATGGGCAGAGACTTATAAGCAGAACGGCTTAGCGTATTTTCCTAAGTTAGTGTCGTCGATTCCGTATACCCCTGCGTCGGGACAGCGTTTGTTAGTACCCGCAGGACGTGAAGCGGAATTATATCCCTTGTTATTAGATGCTGTCTTACAGGTAGCAGAGGCGGTTAATGCGAGTAGTTGGCATTGTTTATTTGCTGAAACAAAGCAACAAACTTGGTTAGAAAGCCAAGGTTTAATTGCGCGGCACGATTGCCAGTTTCATTGGTTTAATCAGCAGTACGCTAATTTTGATGAATTTCTAAGTACGTTTAGCTCGAAAAAACGCAAAAATGTTAAGCAAGAACGCCGCAAGGTACAGGAATCCGGCGTGCAATTACGTGTCTTAGACGGGCATTCAGCCACGCCACAAGATTGGCAAGATTTTGCATTTTTCTATCAACATACCTTTGAATCAAAATGGGGCATTCCGACCTTAAATTACGGCTTTTTTCTGGAAGTAGCGCAGCAATTAC
This DNA window, taken from Candidatus Thiocaldithrix dubininis, encodes the following:
- a CDS encoding ATP-binding cassette domain-containing protein, encoding MALLHLRNIQLENGDNRLFDGVDLQIEAGERLCLVGRNGAGKSTLMKLLTHEVQADDGELVHSPDLKIARLQQDVPHGSQARVFDIVAEGLTSLHPEDAWQVQWKVETVLSRLALDAETPFDSLSGGWKRRALLARALVSEPDLLLLDEPTNHLDIPAIEWLEEFLLGFKGTLLFVSHDRTFVQKLATRIIELDRGKLSSWQGTFQQYQERKQAALDAEAQQAALFDKRLADEEVWIRQGVKARRTRNEGRVRRLEAMREEFKQRRNLQGKVKAEIGQADASGKVVIEAKQLHYAWQTQQLIQDFSTTILRGDKIGIIGANGVGKTTLIKLLLGQLTPNNGTVTLGTRLQVAYFDQHRAQFDNEKNLRDNLAPNMDFLEINGQKKHVISYLQDFLFTPLQIQKPVKVLSGGERNRLLLARLFAQPSNLLVLDEPTNDLDAETLELLEELLIDYPGTLLLISHDRSFLNSVVTRSIVFENDSIGEYAGGYDDWLIQRPAPVTPKANPKAEKPTEKPQDPVKPTAKAKKLSYKEQRELEQLPTHLERLEQAMTQLQALMGTAEFYQQGSAAITAKQAELQALESELEQAFARWEYLEQLQAGT
- a CDS encoding DNA topoisomerase I, with translation MSENLVIVESPAKGKTIEKYLGSDFTVLASYGHVRDLIPKEGAVDPNNQYAMRYEIIDRNQKHVDAIARAVKKAKTLYLATDPDREGEAISWHLYELLKERGVLDGKQVHRVVFHEITKRAVQEAIQHPRQLAYDLIDAQQARRALDYLVGFNLSPLLWRKIKQGLSAGRVQSPALRLIVEREEQIEKFVSQEYWTMTAWAEKAKQAFNARLHTLDGRKLEQFDIANEAQANALRERLLVSSQGQLTVSKVEKKQRKRSPAPPFTTSTLQQEAVRKLRFSTQRTMRAAQQLYEGIDLGNGAVGLITYMRTDSVNLATEALGELRDLISQRYGKDKLPETPNLYKTKSKNAQEAHEAIRPTSALRTPDEVKAHLSEEQFKLYELIWKRTVACQMIHATLDTVSVDLNAETNTFFRATGSVIRDPGFLLVYEEGLDDKETEKESPLPPLVEGDKVKLNDIKAEQHFTEPPPRYSEASIVKALEEFGIGRPSTYASIISTLLAREYVELDNRRFVPTDIGRIVNRFLTEHFTQYVDYDFTANLEDQLDEISRGEKTWVPIMDAFWQPFSRLVTDKMDSVNRSDILQSRELGTDPATGKPVSIRMGRFGPFAQIGTKEDEEKPIFASLRAGMKMDTVTLEEALELFKLPRHLGETADGKAISTNVGRFGPYVKYGSEYASMGKTDDPHTLTLERALEIIAEKKQKDADKLLKDFGNGIQIIKGRWGPFLKHGKINAKLPKDRDINTVTLEEAQALISAATPVKASKKTTAKAANDESATPVKAVADAKPKTKKAASKTAEPTAKASPKKAKVADTKAATPAKKPTAKKKAS
- a CDS encoding Sua5/YciO/YrdC/YwlC family protein, translated to MLDAALQQAIHCVQQGGVLAYPTEAVYGLGCNPQQLAAVQRILELKQRPAHKGLILIAADWAQLSTWLQPLSAEVQARVMADYAYPITWLLPAATHVSPLIRGAHDSLAVRVTQHPTSRLLCQALGYPLISTSANRSHDAPARSAAEVRAYFADTLDYILDAPLGSANQPSEIRDALSNQLIRPA
- a CDS encoding GNAT family N-acetyltransferase; the protein is MIRVEIVSQLDQINAQQWNALVQDNNPFLRHEFLSALEHHGCVGEPFGWLPRHIAVYDAETLVAALPLYEKYNSYGEFVFDHAWAETYKQNGLAYFPKLVSSIPYTPASGQRLLVPAGREAELYPLLLDAVLQVAEAVNASSWHCLFAETKQQTWLESQGLIARHDCQFHWFNQQYANFDEFLSTFSSKKRKNVKQERRKVQESGVQLRVLDGHSATPQDWQDFAFFYQHTFESKWGIPTLNYGFFLEVAQQLPKQVVLVLADLNGECVAGSLMFRSDSRLFGRHWGCTHYIDGLHFEACYYQGIDYCIRHNLQVFEPGAQGEHKVARGFVPTLTRSSHWLADARFMAAARRHSQYEQQAVAHYMQEVREHLPYAKPLG